In Bradyrhizobium lablabi, one DNA window encodes the following:
- a CDS encoding SIR2 family NAD-dependent protein deacylase — protein MIASDLRSGVERLGDMIAAASIIVPFTGAGISTECGIPDFRSPGGLWTRNRPIPFDEFVSSPEARDEAWRRRFAMEPTFAAAKPGRGHRALASLYRAGKIPAIVTQNIDNLHQVSGFSADHVVELHGNTTYARCIGCGQAYDLAWVRKRFDESGAPDCTACDEPVKTATISFGQAMPDEAMRRATELAQHCDLFLAIGSSLVVWPAAGFPMLAKNCGAKLVIINNEPTEQDEFADLVIRHDIGETLGPFVGN, from the coding sequence ATGATTGCGTCAGATCTTCGCAGCGGCGTCGAACGGCTCGGCGACATGATCGCGGCAGCCTCCATCATCGTTCCCTTCACCGGCGCCGGCATCTCGACAGAATGCGGTATTCCCGACTTCCGCTCGCCCGGCGGATTGTGGACCCGCAACCGGCCGATCCCGTTCGATGAGTTCGTATCCAGTCCCGAGGCCAGGGACGAAGCGTGGCGGCGGCGCTTTGCGATGGAGCCGACCTTTGCCGCCGCCAAGCCGGGGCGCGGTCACCGCGCGCTCGCCTCGCTCTACCGGGCCGGCAAGATCCCCGCCATCGTCACCCAGAACATCGACAATCTGCATCAGGTGTCGGGGTTTTCAGCCGACCACGTCGTCGAGCTGCACGGCAATACCACCTACGCGCGCTGCATCGGGTGCGGGCAGGCCTACGATCTGGCCTGGGTCAGAAAGCGCTTCGATGAAAGCGGTGCGCCTGATTGCACCGCCTGCGACGAGCCGGTGAAGACCGCCACCATCTCGTTCGGGCAGGCGATGCCCGACGAGGCCATGCGCCGCGCCACGGAACTTGCCCAGCACTGCGACCTGTTCCTTGCGATTGGATCGTCGCTGGTGGTCTGGCCGGCCGCGGGCTTTCCGATGCTGGCCAAAAACTGCGGGGCCAAGCTCGTCATCATTAACAACGAACCCACCGAGCAGGACGAGTTCGCCGATCTCGTGATCCGCCACGACATCGGGGAGACGCTTGGACCGTTCGTGGGCAACTGA